In a genomic window of Cytobacillus sp. FSL H8-0458:
- a CDS encoding rhomboid family intramembrane serine protease: protein MFTRTESLKEFIRYYPVVSAIICIHIIIYLLTVIPLFPNSLIFEKLAGVNLYIVEGEYWRLLSPIILHSGFSHVLFNSFSLVLFGPVLERLIGKTRFILLYITAGAAANIATLILEPLTYIHAGASGAIFGLFGYFAAILVFRKELLSRENSQIILTITIIGVIMTFLQPNINVTAHIFGLIAGFLIGAASLAKGRTSSSSGSIRSGGLSGIRPSLKGVPASRLAVWGVIVILAIVGFLTR from the coding sequence ATGTTTACGAGAACGGAAAGCTTAAAGGAATTTATCCGCTACTACCCTGTTGTTTCTGCTATCATTTGTATCCATATTATCATCTATCTATTAACAGTCATTCCCCTTTTCCCAAATTCACTTATTTTTGAGAAGCTGGCTGGTGTCAATTTATATATTGTGGAGGGTGAATACTGGCGGCTGCTGAGCCCAATCATACTGCACAGCGGCTTCTCCCATGTTTTATTTAACAGCTTTTCACTCGTTTTATTCGGTCCTGTTCTGGAAAGGCTCATCGGGAAAACCAGATTCATTCTGCTTTATATCACCGCGGGGGCAGCCGCCAACATTGCTACACTAATCCTTGAACCATTAACGTATATTCACGCGGGAGCCAGCGGTGCGATCTTTGGCCTGTTCGGCTACTTTGCGGCAATCCTCGTCTTTCGAAAAGAACTTTTATCCAGGGAAAACTCACAAATCATCCTGACCATCACGATCATCGGGGTAATTATGACCTTCCTTCAGCCAAACATCAATGTGACGGCACATATATTCGGCCTGATTGCAGGCTTCCTTATTGGTGCAGCCTCTCTGGCCAAAGGCCGTACATCATCTTCATCCGGCAGCATAAGGTCAGGCGGACTTTCCGGCATCAGGCCTTCTTTAAAAGGAGTGCCTGCATCAAGGCTTGCTGTTTGGGGAGTCATCGTTATTTTAGCCATAGTGGGGTTTTTAACCAGATAA
- the ndoA gene encoding type II toxin-antitoxin system endoribonuclease NdoA: protein MIVKRGDVYFADLSPVVGSEQGGVRPVLVIQNDIGNRFSPTVIVAAITAQIQKAKLPTHVEIDAKRYGFERDSVILLEQIRTIDKQRLTDKITHLDDEMMEKVDEAVQISLGLIEF from the coding sequence TTGATTGTCAAACGTGGTGACGTTTATTTTGCAGACCTATCCCCAGTTGTTGGTTCAGAACAAGGCGGCGTCCGTCCAGTGCTTGTCATCCAAAACGACATCGGGAATCGGTTTAGTCCCACAGTAATTGTTGCAGCAATCACAGCTCAGATTCAAAAAGCAAAGCTGCCTACTCACGTTGAAATTGATGCGAAGCGTTATGGTTTTGAAAGGGATTCGGTCATCTTATTAGAACAGATTCGTACAATTGATAAACAACGCTTAACCGATAAAATAACCCATCTCGATGACGAAATGATGGAAAAAGTGGATGAAGCCGTGCAAATCAGCTTAGGCCTCATCGAATTTTAA
- the acpS gene encoding holo-ACP synthase, with protein sequence MISGIGIDIADLERIRKIIARQERFPERILTPKELNGYQQLPERRRAEFLAGRFAAKEAFSKAWGTGIGEELSFQDIEIEKDEKGKPFISKPFTDGIHLSISHSREYAVAQVVIEKE encoded by the coding sequence ATGATTTCCGGTATTGGGATTGATATTGCAGATCTGGAGCGGATACGAAAAATTATTGCCAGACAGGAGCGGTTTCCTGAACGGATTTTGACGCCAAAAGAGCTGAATGGCTATCAGCAATTGCCGGAAAGAAGGCGCGCAGAGTTTCTTGCCGGAAGATTTGCGGCGAAAGAAGCTTTTTCAAAGGCATGGGGAACCGGAATTGGCGAAGAACTTTCCTTTCAGGATATTGAAATTGAAAAGGATGAAAAGGGTAAGCCGTTTATTTCGAAGCCATTTACAGATGGGATTCATTTGTCGATTTCCCATAGCAGGGAGTATGCTGTGGCTCAGGTGGTTATAGAAAAAGAATGA
- a CDS encoding DEAD/DEAH box helicase, which translates to MTKFQDLGISPETMKSLKRMGFEEATPIQTQTIPLSLENKDLIGQAQTGTGKTAAFGIPMIDKIDNTKDFIQGIVIAPTRELAIQVSEELYKIGYGKRTKVLSIYGGQDINRQIRALKNKPHIIVGTPGRILDHINRKTLRLDHVHTAILDEADEMLNMGFIDDIEAILAQIPEERQTLLFSATMPAPIRRMAERFMKDPQIVRVKAKEMTVSSIEQFYVEVHEKNKFDVLTRLLDIQSPELAIVFGRTKRRVDELAEALNLRGYMAEGIHGDLSQAKRISVLRKFKEGSIDVLVATDVAARGLDISGVTHVYNFDIPQDPESYVHRIGRTGRAGKTGVAMTFINPREKSYLHVVERTTKKKMERMDAPTLDEALEGQQKAVMEKIMQTIEENNLESYKEAADELLAQKDASTVVQAVLKMLTKEPDTTPVKLTEEKPLPSKRDRKPNDRSRGGYNGRGRQGGQKGSYKSRQGHTGKRPSHNNNRSNSNSYR; encoded by the coding sequence TTGACAAAGTTTCAAGACTTGGGCATTAGCCCGGAGACAATGAAATCACTGAAACGAATGGGATTTGAAGAAGCGACTCCTATTCAGACACAGACCATTCCGTTAAGTTTGGAGAATAAAGACCTGATCGGGCAGGCGCAGACAGGAACAGGAAAAACGGCTGCATTCGGAATCCCGATGATCGATAAAATCGATAACACGAAAGATTTTATTCAGGGAATTGTTATTGCCCCAACACGTGAGCTGGCGATTCAAGTATCGGAAGAACTGTATAAAATCGGCTACGGAAAAAGAACGAAAGTCCTTTCCATTTATGGAGGCCAGGATATTAACCGCCAAATCCGCGCTTTAAAGAACAAACCACATATCATTGTGGGAACGCCGGGACGTATTCTGGACCACATCAACCGCAAAACTTTGCGTTTGGACCATGTCCATACGGCCATCCTTGACGAAGCGGATGAAATGCTTAACATGGGATTCATTGACGATATTGAAGCGATTCTTGCTCAAATTCCTGAAGAGCGCCAAACACTGCTCTTCTCTGCTACAATGCCTGCGCCAATCCGCAGAATGGCAGAACGCTTTATGAAGGACCCACAGATTGTCCGCGTAAAAGCTAAGGAAATGACTGTTTCATCTATTGAACAATTCTATGTTGAAGTTCATGAAAAAAATAAATTTGATGTGCTGACAAGACTTCTGGATATTCAATCACCGGAATTGGCGATCGTATTCGGACGTACAAAGCGCCGTGTTGATGAACTGGCTGAAGCCTTAAATCTTCGCGGATACATGGCTGAAGGAATCCATGGTGACTTAAGCCAGGCTAAACGGATTTCTGTTCTCAGGAAGTTCAAAGAGGGAAGCATTGACGTCCTTGTGGCAACAGATGTTGCGGCGCGCGGATTGGACATTTCCGGCGTCACGCATGTATACAATTTTGACATTCCTCAGGACCCTGAAAGCTATGTTCACCGCATCGGCCGTACTGGACGTGCTGGAAAAACGGGTGTTGCGATGACATTCATCAATCCGCGCGAGAAATCGTACCTGCATGTCGTGGAACGTACAACCAAGAAAAAAATGGAACGCATGGATGCTCCAACACTGGATGAGGCGCTTGAAGGCCAGCAAAAAGCTGTAATGGAAAAAATCATGCAAACCATCGAGGAAAACAATCTTGAAAGCTATAAAGAAGCGGCAGATGAGCTTCTGGCACAAAAGGACGCTTCAACAGTTGTTCAGGCAGTGCTGAAGATGCTGACAAAGGAACCGGATACTACGCCTGTTAAATTAACAGAGGAAAAGCCGCTTCCATCTAAGCGCGACAGAAAGCCAAATGACCGCAGCCGCGGAGGATACAATGGAAGAGGCAGACAGGGCGGCCAAAAAGGATCATACAAATCCCGCCAAGGCCACACTGGAAAACGTCCAAGCCACAATAACAACCGTTCAAACAGCAACAGCTATAGATAA
- a CDS encoding LolA family protein, with amino-acid sequence MKKKWFMLLAGLLVVLALSACGSKTQEDVVKDLDKKLEDVKGYKAEAKMTLQMGTDPQTYEIEVWHKDPDFYRVNLKNAQKEQSQMILRNNDGVFVLTPALNKSFRFQSDWPQNSSQAYLYESLIKDIMEDKEAKFSATKEHYVFETKTRYQNNQMLPVQEIKLKKSDLSPVSVKVMDPDKNALVTVEFSNVKFNTSFDKKDFDMQKNMTGAQLEVPVMAEVEDQEFTVKYPQMDMADVKLVDEQEMKTEDRKRVVLTYDGEKSFTLVQEKAAVMPTSSVVTSVKGEPVDLGFNIGALSDNTISWTYQGVDYMIASNDLSPEEMSDIARSVQGEMVK; translated from the coding sequence ATGAAGAAAAAGTGGTTCATGCTGCTTGCCGGGCTTTTGGTTGTTCTTGCATTGTCTGCCTGTGGTTCTAAAACACAGGAGGATGTTGTAAAGGATCTTGATAAAAAGCTCGAAGACGTTAAGGGATACAAGGCAGAGGCAAAAATGACTCTGCAGATGGGAACGGACCCGCAGACATATGAAATAGAAGTGTGGCATAAAGATCCGGACTTTTACCGGGTAAACTTAAAAAACGCCCAAAAGGAACAAAGCCAGATGATTCTGCGAAACAATGACGGTGTATTTGTCCTCACTCCTGCGCTGAACAAAAGCTTCCGCTTCCAGAGTGATTGGCCGCAGAACAGCAGCCAGGCTTATTTATATGAATCATTAATCAAGGACATTATGGAAGATAAAGAAGCTAAGTTCTCCGCTACAAAAGAGCATTATGTGTTTGAAACAAAAACACGCTATCAAAATAATCAGATGCTTCCTGTACAGGAAATCAAACTGAAGAAGTCCGATTTATCCCCAGTCAGTGTGAAGGTTATGGATCCTGATAAAAATGCACTTGTAACAGTAGAATTTTCAAATGTAAAGTTCAATACAAGCTTCGATAAGAAAGACTTTGACATGCAGAAGAATATGACAGGCGCCCAGCTCGAAGTGCCGGTCATGGCAGAGGTGGAGGATCAGGAATTCACAGTTAAATATCCGCAGATGGATATGGCAGATGTAAAGCTGGTTGATGAACAGGAAATGAAAACAGAAGACCGCAAGCGCGTTGTATTGACATATGATGGAGAAAAGTCATTCACGCTTGTACAGGAAAAGGCTGCTGTCATGCCGACATCATCCGTCGTTACATCTGTTAAAGGCGAACCGGTTGACCTTGGCTTCAACATTGGTGCACTTTCTGACAACACCATCTCCTGGACCTACCAGGGCGTGGATTATATGATCGCATCTAACGATCTATCACCTGAAGAAATGTCCGATATTGCCCGCTCGGTACAAGGAGAAATGGTGAAATAA
- a CDS encoding PH domain-containing protein: protein MMSNPKRLHPISAAVNFLKHLKEMLVPFLIFVVFGSRGGNGETVQLVLSIGVIISVLLIGILTWWRYTYRLEEGELRIEYGVLVRKKRYIPLERIQSLDLSEGLLQRPLGLVKMKVETAGSSGAGEAEAVLTAISKEDADFIQQAFSAAKNNPSEMETAVQNREVIYKITPGELFLLASTSGGAGVVISAVFAFVFQFEEIIPYEKVFAGLEGFIANGMIFVSVLVFIVFLMAWLIALIGSMLKYAGFTLIKNEKELIVTRGLLEKRQMTIPLNRIQAIQIRENLLRQPFGLATVYIESAGGSLEDNESARLMILPIVKKTRIAGLLKPHLPQYELQPGFFKAPKRALNRYLWRGFLWILPFVAVPLLFFRPWGYFSLVLLILALGWSHLKYRDAGWDISSQQLALRYRGIVRTTVFMRRNRIQSLSMKESYFQKKRSLATIEAAAMSGAGGTGGTVRDLDRKEVYAIYKWYSYTGLKQKEKRQ from the coding sequence ATGATGTCTAATCCGAAACGGCTGCACCCAATATCTGCGGCAGTCAATTTCCTGAAACACCTTAAGGAAATGCTGGTGCCTTTTCTTATTTTTGTTGTCTTTGGAAGCAGAGGAGGAAATGGGGAAACTGTTCAGCTTGTCCTATCTATAGGGGTCATAATCTCGGTTTTGTTAATCGGGATCCTTACCTGGTGGAGATATACCTATAGACTGGAGGAAGGCGAGCTTCGAATCGAGTATGGTGTTCTTGTAAGGAAGAAAAGATATATTCCGCTTGAAAGAATCCAAAGTCTCGACTTATCGGAAGGCTTGCTGCAAAGACCCTTGGGACTTGTGAAAATGAAGGTTGAGACAGCGGGCTCAAGCGGTGCGGGTGAGGCAGAAGCGGTATTGACGGCTATTTCTAAAGAAGATGCCGATTTCATTCAGCAGGCATTTTCAGCTGCCAAAAATAATCCTTCAGAAATGGAAACAGCCGTGCAGAACCGGGAAGTGATTTATAAAATTACGCCTGGCGAACTGTTCCTTCTGGCATCAACTTCAGGCGGGGCAGGCGTCGTTATTTCAGCTGTCTTTGCTTTTGTTTTTCAATTTGAAGAAATCATTCCCTATGAAAAGGTGTTTGCCGGGCTCGAAGGGTTTATTGCCAATGGGATGATCTTTGTGAGTGTACTGGTATTCATCGTTTTTCTAATGGCATGGCTGATCGCTCTTATTGGGAGCATGCTGAAATACGCCGGTTTTACTTTAATAAAAAATGAGAAGGAATTGATTGTCACCAGAGGCTTGCTCGAAAAGCGGCAGATGACGATCCCGCTGAACCGCATACAGGCTATTCAGATAAGGGAAAACCTGCTTAGGCAGCCATTTGGCCTGGCAACTGTCTATATCGAAAGTGCCGGGGGTTCCCTTGAAGACAATGAAAGCGCCCGCCTTATGATCCTGCCGATCGTGAAAAAAACTAGGATTGCCGGTTTGTTAAAACCACACTTGCCACAGTATGAATTGCAGCCGGGTTTCTTTAAAGCTCCGAAAAGAGCGCTCAACCGCTATTTGTGGAGAGGGTTTCTGTGGATACTGCCTTTTGTGGCTGTGCCGCTCCTCTTTTTCAGGCCGTGGGGATACTTTTCTTTGGTGCTGCTGATCCTTGCGCTGGGATGGTCGCATCTCAAATACAGGGATGCGGGCTGGGATATCAGCTCGCAGCAGCTTGCACTCAGATATCGCGGAATAGTGAGGACAACTGTTTTTATGAGAAGAAATCGAATCCAGTCCCTCTCCATGAAAGAAAGCTATTTTCAGAAAAAACGCAGTCTGGCTACCATAGAAGCTGCAGCTATGTCCGGGGCAGGCGGGACAGGCGGAACCGTTCGGGATCTCGACAGGAAAGAAGTTTATGCTATTTATAAATGGTATTCTTATACCGGATTGAAGCAAAAAGAAAAGCGCCAGTGA
- a CDS encoding alpha/beta hydrolase: MIGCMCIHGFTGAPFEVEPLAEYLKEHTDWEISVPTLPGHGDELKLKGIAYNKWIEHAEEELKRLISRCEKVYVIGFSMGGLIASYLTVHYPVDKLVLLSAAAYYVNPKQLFFDIKEMVRDAFRGNLADNEMFVRYKRKISATPITATLQFRRLVASIRPILNQITVPTLIAQGESDGVVPPRSARYLYNNIGSSAKKLIFIKDSKHLICHCGEGDRLFKEILGFLQKKA, from the coding sequence ATGATTGGCTGCATGTGCATACATGGTTTTACAGGAGCTCCATTTGAAGTAGAACCTTTGGCAGAGTATTTAAAAGAGCATACAGACTGGGAGATTTCCGTGCCGACATTGCCGGGTCATGGTGATGAGTTAAAGCTTAAAGGAATCGCCTACAACAAGTGGATTGAGCATGCAGAGGAAGAGCTGAAGAGGCTGATAAGCCGCTGTGAGAAAGTATATGTCATCGGTTTTTCAATGGGCGGCCTGATCGCCAGCTATTTAACTGTTCATTACCCTGTAGATAAATTGGTTCTGCTCAGTGCTGCTGCCTATTATGTAAACCCGAAGCAGCTATTCTTCGATATTAAAGAGATGGTAAGAGATGCTTTCAGAGGGAACCTGGCTGACAATGAAATGTTCGTCAGATATAAGCGGAAAATTAGTGCGACACCGATTACGGCAACACTTCAATTCCGCAGGCTTGTGGCTTCTATCAGGCCTATTTTAAATCAGATTACAGTGCCGACATTAATTGCGCAGGGTGAAAGTGATGGAGTTGTGCCTCCGAGAAGTGCCAGATATTTATATAATAATATTGGTTCATCGGCCAAAAAATTAATTTTTATAAAAGACTCAAAGCATCTTATCTGCCATTGCGGGGAAGGGGACCGCCTCTTTAAGGAAATCCTTGGCTTTCTGCAAAAAAAAGCCTGA
- the uvsE gene encoding UV DNA damage repair endonuclease UvsE has translation MTIVRLGYVAMSMNLKNASPSQTMTFKQFSSLKDREAAIARLERIAVSNLENCLRLLKHNTAHDIHFFRFSSRLIPLANHEELSDWKYMRPLKEILSGIGDFLDEHPMRVDFHPDHFVLLNTPKVDTLNMSIKTLAMHEALLKGMRLNPAHRCVLHVGGGYDDKEKALEQFIHNWGFTPSGIQQMIILENDDTTFTLDDTLYLCEKLGIPLVFDYHHHLANFKNDDWIGQWERVAATWDHSELPVKMHISSPKSDKDFRAHADYIDADMFMEFLQNIKGSVPEIHCMIEAKMKDSALFKLAEDLKMNPNLTFIDSSSFKI, from the coding sequence ATGACGATTGTACGCCTTGGGTATGTGGCGATGAGTATGAATCTGAAAAATGCATCGCCATCGCAAACGATGACGTTCAAACAATTCTCAAGTCTTAAAGACCGGGAGGCGGCTATAGCAAGACTGGAGCGAATTGCCGTTTCAAATTTGGAGAATTGCCTGAGGCTGCTAAAGCACAATACAGCCCATGATATCCATTTTTTCCGCTTCAGCTCACGACTGATTCCGCTTGCTAATCATGAGGAACTTTCTGATTGGAAGTATATGCGTCCACTCAAAGAAATTCTGTCCGGCATCGGCGACTTTTTGGATGAACATCCCATGCGTGTGGATTTTCACCCTGACCATTTTGTGCTCCTTAATACACCGAAAGTTGACACATTGAATATGTCCATCAAAACGCTGGCTATGCATGAAGCCCTGCTGAAAGGCATGCGTCTGAATCCTGCTCACCGCTGTGTCCTGCATGTGGGCGGAGGATATGATGATAAAGAAAAAGCGCTCGAACAATTTATCCATAATTGGGGCTTTACGCCTTCCGGAATCCAGCAGATGATTATACTCGAGAATGACGATACTACCTTTACACTTGATGATACGCTCTACCTTTGTGAAAAGCTTGGGATACCGCTTGTATTTGATTACCATCACCACCTTGCCAACTTCAAGAATGATGACTGGATAGGGCAATGGGAAAGGGTCGCAGCAACATGGGACCATTCTGAACTGCCTGTGAAAATGCATATTTCCAGCCCAAAATCAGACAAAGACTTCAGAGCGCATGCGGATTATATTGATGCTGATATGTTCATGGAGTTTCTGCAGAACATTAAGGGGTCAGTGCCTGAGATTCATTGCATGATTGAAGCGAAGATGAAGGACAGCGCCCTGTTTAAGCTTGCTGAAGATTTGAAAATGAACCCTAATCTGACTTTTATTGATTCATCCAGCTTTAAAATATAA
- the alr gene encoding alanine racemase, with product MNEQIKMYRDTWAEINLDHISYNVESMKRHVKEGTKIIAVVKANGYGHGDAAVAKAALEAGASSLAVATLDEAMALRKKKIEAPILVMGASRPEHAGEAAANKISLTVFQQEWLSQAAVYVEDETLNIHIKLDTGMGRLGIRSRDELAGIESVIKKDKRFLLEGVFTHFATADSLDNAYFETQLSRFEEMIGWLEVLPKYVHTSNSAAGLRFPKAHLNAVRMGISMYGLAPSMEIKSVLPFELKEAFSLHTTIVHVKKLHKGEKVSYGATYEAQEEEWIATLPIGYADGWIRKLQGQEVLSEGLRVPIVGRICMDQCMIKIPQEMPVGTKVTLIGEQGKEKIQVDEIAEKLETINYEVTCMVSSRVPRIYKRDGKIIGGINYLL from the coding sequence ATGAATGAACAGATAAAAATGTATCGTGACACTTGGGCAGAGATAAATCTGGACCATATTTCATATAATGTAGAGTCAATGAAAAGACATGTAAAAGAAGGGACAAAAATCATTGCGGTTGTTAAGGCAAATGGGTATGGGCATGGAGATGCAGCTGTAGCGAAGGCGGCACTGGAAGCCGGCGCATCCTCCCTGGCGGTTGCGACTCTGGATGAGGCAATGGCATTGAGAAAGAAAAAAATTGAAGCGCCGATTTTAGTTATGGGAGCGAGCCGTCCGGAACATGCAGGCGAGGCAGCAGCAAATAAAATCTCCCTCACTGTTTTTCAGCAGGAGTGGCTGTCACAGGCAGCTGTATATGTAGAAGATGAAACCCTGAATATTCATATAAAGCTTGATACCGGAATGGGCCGCCTGGGGATTCGGAGCCGGGATGAGCTTGCGGGAATTGAGAGCGTTATCAAAAAGGACAAGCGTTTTCTGCTTGAAGGGGTATTTACGCATTTCGCCACCGCGGATTCATTGGACAATGCCTATTTTGAAACGCAGCTGAGCAGGTTTGAAGAAATGATCGGCTGGCTCGAGGTATTGCCGAAGTATGTCCACACCAGCAACAGTGCTGCTGGCCTCAGGTTTCCAAAAGCGCATTTGAATGCTGTCAGAATGGGGATCAGCATGTATGGACTGGCTCCATCCATGGAAATAAAGTCTGTACTTCCATTCGAGCTGAAAGAGGCTTTTTCTCTTCACACCACTATTGTTCATGTGAAAAAGCTTCATAAAGGAGAGAAAGTCAGTTATGGTGCGACTTATGAAGCACAAGAAGAGGAATGGATTGCGACATTGCCGATTGGCTATGCGGATGGCTGGATCCGAAAACTTCAGGGACAGGAGGTACTTTCTGAAGGATTGAGGGTTCCAATTGTTGGAAGGATATGCATGGATCAATGTATGATTAAAATACCTCAAGAAATGCCTGTCGGAACAAAGGTAACCCTGATCGGCGAGCAGGGGAAAGAAAAAATTCAGGTTGACGAAATCGCAGAAAAGCTTGAAACCATCAACTATGAAGTTACTTGTATGGTATCTTCCCGGGTTCCGCGCATATATAAAAGAGATGGTAAAATTATCGGGGGAATAAATTATCTGCTATAA
- a CDS encoding PH domain-containing protein → MITEPHKRIPARGLLAWRISGTLHSVFPFVLSGGAIAAAILLNWPIWIIGASLMFYSAYAYLVIMTFPALRWKRWRYEVRENEIELKYGLFVIKRTLIPMIRVQHVDTRQGPILRKYRLATVTISTAATIHEIPALDVDEAEELRFFISLLARAAENDV, encoded by the coding sequence ATGATTACAGAGCCGCATAAAAGGATCCCGGCAAGGGGGCTGCTTGCCTGGAGAATCTCCGGCACGCTCCACTCTGTTTTTCCTTTTGTGTTGTCAGGGGGCGCTATTGCTGCTGCCATCCTGTTAAATTGGCCTATTTGGATTATTGGAGCTTCTCTAATGTTTTATTCCGCCTATGCTTACCTGGTCATTATGACTTTCCCAGCTTTAAGGTGGAAAAGATGGAGGTATGAGGTCCGGGAAAATGAAATAGAGCTTAAATATGGGCTATTTGTGATAAAAAGGACGCTTATTCCCATGATTCGGGTGCAGCATGTAGATACCAGACAAGGGCCGATATTGCGTAAATATCGCCTGGCTACCGTCACCATCTCGACAGCTGCGACGATTCATGAAATACCGGCATTGGATGTGGATGAAGCTGAGGAATTGCGCTTTTTCATTTCTCTGCTGGCAAGGGCTGCAGAAAATGATGTCTAA
- a CDS encoding UDP-N-acetylmuramoyl-tripeptide--D-alanyl-D-alanine ligase, translating into MIKKTLQEITQMIKVDNDVSSFNDTSIQGVSIDSRKIGKGNLFVPFKGENSDGHRFVEDAIEKGAAAAFWQRDVPNPPLHLPILIVEDTLTALQELARSYRDELKVKVLGITGSNGKTTTKDMTANLLSLNYKVQKTEGNYNNHIGLPLTILALEEDTEIAVLEMGMSGRGEIDFLTKLARPDAVIITNIGESHLQDLGSREGIAEAKLEIINGLQENGLVIYYGDEPLLDEKLKTYNGSAALRTFGRTGKNDVYPVDIKQNDSGSTFEINGSSEKFYLPVLGTHNVLNALAAMIAATHFGVPYEKMNEGFTSLKLTNMRMELLEGKMGEKIINDAYNASPTSMNAAIELVANLPGYKKKVLVLGDMLELGPQEEDFHYSIGKSVDAKKVDYVFTFGKLGEFIAKGAKEVLPHERVEAFTDKQDLIQELKKHVDQETIVLFKASRGMKLEEVVSALQ; encoded by the coding sequence ATGATTAAAAAAACACTTCAAGAAATTACACAGATGATTAAAGTAGATAATGACGTATCTTCTTTTAATGATACGTCCATACAGGGCGTCAGCATTGACTCCAGAAAAATCGGGAAGGGCAATTTATTTGTTCCTTTCAAAGGGGAAAATTCGGATGGCCACCGATTTGTAGAAGATGCCATTGAAAAGGGGGCAGCCGCGGCCTTTTGGCAAAGGGATGTTCCCAATCCTCCACTGCATCTTCCAATCCTGATTGTTGAAGATACACTGACGGCTCTTCAGGAATTGGCGAGAAGCTATCGTGATGAATTAAAGGTAAAGGTCTTAGGGATTACAGGAAGCAACGGCAAAACAACGACCAAGGATATGACCGCAAACCTTCTGTCACTAAACTATAAGGTTCAAAAAACGGAAGGCAACTATAACAACCATATCGGTCTGCCCTTAACCATTCTGGCACTTGAGGAAGATACGGAGATCGCCGTACTGGAAATGGGAATGAGCGGAAGGGGAGAAATCGATTTTCTTACGAAGCTTGCCCGTCCGGACGCCGTGATCATTACGAATATAGGCGAATCCCATCTGCAGGATTTAGGTTCCAGAGAAGGAATTGCAGAAGCGAAGCTGGAGATCATAAATGGCCTTCAGGAAAATGGCCTGGTTATTTATTACGGTGATGAGCCTCTTCTTGACGAAAAGCTGAAAACCTACAATGGTTCGGCTGCATTAAGAACCTTTGGGAGAACCGGGAAAAACGATGTGTATCCGGTGGATATCAAGCAGAATGACAGCGGCAGCACGTTTGAGATCAATGGATCCAGCGAGAAATTTTATCTGCCTGTGCTGGGCACCCATAATGTTCTCAATGCCCTGGCAGCGATGATTGCAGCAACTCATTTCGGCGTTCCGTACGAAAAGATGAACGAAGGCTTTACAAGCTTAAAGCTGACGAATATGAGAATGGAGCTTCTCGAGGGAAAAATGGGTGAGAAGATCATTAATGATGCCTATAATGCAAGTCCGACATCCATGAATGCAGCCATTGAACTGGTCGCCAATCTGCCTGGCTATAAAAAGAAAGTTCTCGTTCTTGGCGATATGCTGGAGCTTGGCCCTCAGGAAGAGGATTTCCATTATTCCATCGGAAAATCTGTGGATGCAAAAAAGGTTGATTACGTGTTTACTTTCGGCAAGCTTGGCGAATTTATCGCCAAGGGGGCGAAGGAAGTCCTGCCTCATGAACGGGTGGAAGCCTTTACTGACAAACAGGATCTGATCCAAGAACTGAAGAAACATGTAGACCAGGAAACCATTGTGCTGTTCAAGGCATCCCGTGGCATGAAGCTTGAAGAAGTTGTATCAGCTCTTCAATAA
- a CDS encoding CopG family ribbon-helix-helix protein, producing MSESSTTTEIMVKLPQHLLTELDGFAKQENVNRSEFIYQATKMYLRERKKRQIRESMRRGYMEMAKINLTIASEAFQAEYEAEHTVERLVSGG from the coding sequence GTGTCTGAGTCCAGCACAACAACAGAGATAATGGTGAAATTACCGCAGCATCTTTTAACCGAGTTAGACGGATTTGCTAAACAGGAAAACGTTAACCGGAGTGAATTCATTTATCAAGCAACCAAAATGTATTTGCGAGAACGCAAAAAGAGACAAATTCGCGAGTCCATGAGGCGAGGCTACATGGAGATGGCGAAAATAAATTTGACGATTGCATCTGAAGCATTTCAAGCGGAATACGAGGCAGAACACACAGTTGAACGTCTAGTTAGCGGAGGATAA